AACGCTTCGCTCAACTTGAAGTCGGCATCGACCCAGCGGCCGATCGCTTGCAGGCATAGGCCCACCTGCGCGGCGGCGCGGGGCGTGGGGTCGAGTTCGTAGGCCCGCTGGAACTTCTCGAGTGCGTCAATGTCTCTGCCCGCCCGCCGCAGGCGGAGCCCTTCCTTGATGAGGCTCTCGGCCGGAGCCTCTTCCCGTGCACCGGCGTGGGTAGGCCACGCGGCGCCCAGGGTGAGGAAAGCCCCAACCACCAAAACCGGCAAGAACCACTTGAGCCGCGTCGCGTCTGCACCCATGGTGGGTCGCACGCTAGCTTACACATGGCGCGATTTCAATGGACATGCGGAAGGCGGGGTTCGTGTGGTCCGTCGTCGAAGACAGGCTCGGTCCCACGCCACCGTGCGCAAAAAAACCGGCGCCGGGAGCCACGCTCACCGGCGCCGGGCCGCATCTGACTGGTTCGGAAGCGCTGCGCAGTGCAGCGCCTAGAATGGGGGCGGAGGCGAGTCGCGCCGCCTGACCGGTTACGCCCTAGTGCTCGCGGGCGGGGGAATTCGAGACAGGAGTGAGAGTCGCTACAGCCGGATGGACGTCCGAAGTCCATACCGGGCGAAGGGGCGGGGAGTTACCTGTGCGTTCACGTTGAGCTTGCGTTTACCCATGTGTTGCGTTCCTCCTTTGTGCGCCAGTCGGTTGCGGCTCTATTCTTCAAAGGTAACCGAGGCCTTCGGGCGAGACCAGGTCAGGCAATCGCCCGCGCGACAATTTACGGACGCGAAACGCGCCGGACGCAAAACGGGGTGCGCGACCGTAAGGCCGGCACCCCGCAATGACGATGATGGAAACTGCGCCTTTACTCGGCCAGCTTGAGCATCTCCTCGAACTTCTTTTTGGCGTCGTCCGTCAGGGTCCACTTGGTCTCGTCCTTGTGGCAGGTGTCACAATCGACCTTCATGCCCTTCTTTTTGGCAGTCTTCGTCATGGTCTTCATGACGGTCTTGGCGCGCTTGATGCCGCCCTCTTTGCAGGCTTTGCCCACCTCGGTCTTTTCGTCCTTGGCGATGGTGCAGTCGTTGTCGCCCGCAAAGGCCGGAGCGGACAGAGCAAAGGCCAGGGTGCTTGCCAACAGGGCGCCGAGTGACTTCTTCAACATTAGGAGATCCTCCCGAAAAGCTTGGAATGGGGATGTGAGAGTTCGACTGAAGGGCCTGGGTGGGGGCTTACCAATCCGGCAGGGCTGTTTAGTAGGTTTATCCGAGACAGCCCCCGAAAGCCAACCTCCGCCACAAGCCCCCCCTGGATACTCGATAGACGGTGCGCCAACAAGTTCCATTCATCGCACATGTGCGAGGAACGATAGAGGAAACCTTCGGCCCGCACGTCCCTCGTAAACAGGCTTCAGCGGTGAGCGCCCGCCCGATCGGGTAGGGGCCTAGTCCGCACTTGGCGGGCGCGACAGCGCAATGCGCCAGTCGCCCGACTTCCCCACGCCTTCGGTCGCCTCGCCTCGTCGAATCGGCTAGTCTGCCGCCCGCCATGAAACACACACCACCCGAGACGAAGGCCGCAGGAGGCCGGGGCGCCCGGTTCTCGCAGGCCATGGATCCGGCGGCAGCCGCTTTGAACGCCAGCATCGACTTCGATCGGCGCCTCCTGCGCGACGACGTCCGGGGCAGCCAGGCGCACGCCCGCATGCTGGCGCAGGTGGGGCTCATTTCGGAAGACGACGCGTCGACCATCGCCCGGGGCCTCGAAGAGGCGGCCCAGGAGATCGCAGACGGCTTGGTGGCGCTGGACCCGGCGCTCGAGGACATCCACATGAACCTCGAACACCGCTTGACCCAGCTCGTGGGGGAGCCCGGCCGGCGCCTTCACACGGCCCGCAGCCGCAACGACCAGGTGTCGACGGACCTCAAGCTCTACACGTTGCGGTCCATCGCCGCCCTGGTGGCAGATCTGGATCGCACCCGCCTGGCCTTGGTGCGTAAGGCGCGCACCCACGCGGCCGACCTCATGCCCGGTTACACCCATCTCCAAAGAGCCCAGGCCGTGACCCTGGGCCACCACCTCATGGCCTATGCGGAAATGTTGCGCCGCGATCGGGGTCGCTTGCTCGACGCCGCCCGCCGCGCGGCCGAGTGCCCCCTGGGGGCGGGCGCCTTGGCGGGCTCGAGCCTGCCGGTGGACCGCAACGCAACGGCGCACAGCCTGGGCTTCGAGGCCGGGCCCACCCACAACAGCCTCGACACCGTATCGGACAGAGACTTCGCGGCCGAGGTGGCGTTTTCGTGCGCGCTCATGCTCGTGCACTTCTCCCGTCTTGGTGAGGAGCTGGTGCTGTGGTCCACGACGGAGTTCGGGTTCGTGCAGCTGGGCGAAGGGCACTGCTCCGGAAGTTCGCTCATGCCGCAGAAGCGAAACCCCGATATCGCGGAGCTTCTGCGCGCCAAACCGGCACGGGTGATAGGCGACGTGGTGGCGTTGCTGACCATCTCGAAGGGCATCACGCTGGCCTACAACAAAGACCTGCAGGAGGCGCAAGAGCCCCTTTACGACGCGATCGAAACGGCCCAGCTGGTGCTGGCCGTGGCGCCGCGGCTGATCGCGGATCTGACATTCAATACGGCCCGCATGCACGAGGCCGCACAAGATCCTGCGCTGGGTGCCACCGACCTGGCAGAGTTTTTGGTCCGCGAAGCGCACGTTCCCTTTCGGCGCGCCCATGAAATCGTGGGGGCGTTCGTGCGCCATGCCGAGAGCCGGGGCGTGCCCCTGCGCGACGTTCCAGAGGCCGAGCTTTCTGAGATCGCCCCGGAGCTTACTCCCGCCGCCCTCGGGGCCCTGGCGCCCGCACAAGCGGTGGCCGCCCGTACACTGACGGGTGGCCCCGCCCCAAGCCGCGTTCTGGCCGAGGTGGAGAGACTCGAGCAAGAGCTCGTGGCTCTCGGTTACGAGATCTGATTACCCCCTTCGACGACGGAGCCCATTGTCATGACGACTGGAACCGAGCTTTCACCCGACGTTGCTGCCCTGCCCGCGAAGCGGCCGCCCCTGCACCGACGCCTCTACAACTGGGTGCTGGCCTGGGCGGACTCGAAACACGCTGGGTGGGCGCTCTTCTTGATCGCGTTCGCCGAATCGAGTTTTTTTCCGGTGCCGCCCGACGTGCTTCTGATCGCGCTGGTCTTGGGAAGTCACCGCGAGGCGTGGCGTTTTGCGGGCATCTGCCTCGCCGGCTCCGTGCTGGGCGGCGTGGCTGGGTACGGCATCGGCATGGGTTTTTGGGAAGCGACGCAGGCTTACTTCTTCAAGATCCCGGGGCTGACGCCCGCTGCCTTCGACAAGATGGCCGAGCGCTACGAATCCTGGGGTATCGCCATCGTCTTTCTGGCGGCGTTTACGCCCATTCCCTACAAGCTCATCACGATCTCGGCGGGTGTCTTCAAGGTCAGCTTCTTGCCGTTTTTGGCGGGCTCGGTCGTGGGTCGGGGCGGGCGGTTTTTCCTGGTGGCTGGTTTGCTCTACTTCTACGGGCCTCGCATTCGGCCGTACATCGACAAGCACTTCGAGAAGCTCGCGCTGCTGTTCGGCGCGCTGATGGTCGGGGGCTTCGTGGCGCTCAAGTATCTGCGCTAAGCGGCAAGCAGCGGGCAAACGACACGACCGCATCGATGACTTGCCCGACCTCTGCCACCGTCATCTCAGGAAACATTGGCAAGGAGAGCACTTCTGATGCCGCGGCTTCCGCATGCGGCAAGCGGGTGCCCGGCGGCACGAGGTGGGAGAAGGCAGGCTGCTGGTGCAGCGGGCGCGGGTAGTGAATGGCATGGGGAACACCCCGCACCGCCAGGTGCTTGGCCAGAGCTTCCCGCTGCGGGCTGCGGATCGTGTACTGCTGGTAGACATGATGAAGCCGCGGGGGCGCGTAGGGCGTAGCAATGCCCAGCGGCCTGAAGGCTTCGTCATAGGCCGCGGCCACACGACGGCGCCCCTCATTGAAGGCATCGAGGTGGGGAAGCTTGGCTCGCAAGACTGCCGCCTGGACGAGTATCGAGCCGGCTGTTCACGCCGACGGTCTCGTGAAGGTATCGTGTGTGCGACCCATGGTTCGCGATCAGCCGACACTTTTGTGCAAGGACGTCGTCGTTCGTGGCCAAGGCGCCGCCATCTCCGAAGCACCCAAGATTCTTTGGCCGGAAAGAAACTGAAGCACCCAAGGTCACCAAGCGTTCCTGCCAGGCGCCCTCCGTACCGTGCCCCCATGGCCTGCGCTGTGTCTTCGATGACGGGCAGCCGATGGTGCGCAGCCAGCGCCAGGACGGGATCCATGTCGGCCATCAGGCCGTAAAGGTGCACGGGAACGAGCGCCCGCGTTTTGGGCGTCATGCGCGCTTCGACCTGCCCCACGTCCAGGTTGTAGGTGCGGGGATCGATGTCGACGTAAACGGGACGTGCGCCCAGGAGCACCAGGGCCTCCACGGTCGCAACGAAGGTGAACGGTGTCGTGATGACCTCGTCGCCCGCTGAAATCCCGAGAGCCATGTACGCGATCTGCAGGGCGTCCGTACCCGAGGCACAACTTACGACGTGACGAACGCCGAGGTAGGCGGCCATCTCGTGCTCGAACGCCGCCACATCCTCGCCGCGAATGAACGCCGCGTTTGAAAGTACGGACGTGAGCGCGGCGTCGATCTGAGGTTTGAGGCTCACATACTGGCGATGTAGGTCCACCATCTTGAGCGCGGTCATCGTCTCTCATTTGTATCACGAGCGGCCTTGCCCGGCCCGGGGCTGACCGAGGCGCGGCTCCTGCGCACGTGCGACAAAAAACGAGAACGAGCGACAGCACCCTACACGGGCGGGAGGCTCGAAAAACGCACGCGCGGCTTACGGCAGGCCCAAGCCCAGGCGGCACCACTGAGCGCCGTTCCAGCCGATAGGACCACGAGGAGAATGAGAGAGGCTTTGCGAAACGGCTTCCAGAACTGGAGCAGCCACCAATCGACCCGCACCTGTGGGTAAGAGCGTGCGATCGGAACGGAGAGATTCGTGTAACGGCTCCACGGGGCCGTAAGCGCAGCTTCAGGCCACGGTGTCTTGAAGGGAACCGTCTTCAACAGCCAGTAGTGGCCCTGAATGGGCTGAAACGCGGGCAGCCATTGGAAGGGATAAAAATCCTCGAAGCAGGGATCGCAGCCCACGGGGCGTCGAACACCCCGCGAGCCCGAGCGGTTGGGATCGCCCAGCCAGTTGTTGCGAGCTTCCTGCGAGATGCGAATGAAGTGATCCCAGTAAAAGGCGTTACCAACGACCTGGACGAACAAACTGACGCCGAAGAGGGTCACGAACAAAGTGGCCCAGGCTCGTTTCGCCCAGCGCGCTGCCTGCAGAACCTCGTCGAGGTACACGACACCAGGCAGGAGCAACGGCGCAACCAGGGGCACCATGTACCGCGGACCCCACGCCCAGTCGCCAGACCACGACTCGAACTTTGCATAAAGGAGGAAGACGGGCGTCACCGTGATCACCAAAATGCCAAGCACACGCGGCTGGAGCCGCCAGACCCGGCGCGCCGCGAAGACAGAAAGCACGAGCGGCGGCGCGTACAGCAGCAGCGAACGACCGGGCGACGCCAAGAGCCCCCAGACGCCTTCCCAGAGTGGCTGCGCAAAAACCGCGGCGTCAACGTTGTAGCCAGTGGAAGCCATTCCCCCAGTGGGCGCAACAGGGCCAAGGCGTGCGCGGTTATGAAGGGCAATGGTCAACGCACCCAAAGCCAAGGGCGCCAAGGCCACTGGAACCAAACTCAAGAACCGCTTCACGTCACGCCGAAGGCGGTAGAGGCAGAAGACGAGCCCCCCTGGCAGCGACAAAGCAAACACCAGCTTCGAGGTGAGCAGCAGTGCCGCCCAGAAACCCACCCGAAAGGCCGTGCCTCGCCTCGGGGCCTCCCCAAACGCCACCAGACTTCCCACGAAGCCCATGAAGGTGGCGGCTTGTACGATCTCGGAGTACGGGCTTCGGGCGTAGACCCAAACGAAAGTTCCCAGGCCCAAAAGCAGTGTCCCGAGGCTAGCGACCCCGCGACGGACGCCGAGACGCAAGCAGGTGTTGAGGAAAAGCACACAGGTGAGCGCGCCGAAAAACGCGGGCCCCGTGTGGCACGTGATGACCTTCGCCATCGACCAGGCACCCAACCAGCGATCGACGATCCACTTGTAGATCATCACGCCCGGCACGTGCGCCAACGACGCCAGGATGGGATGAGGCGCGTAGCTGTAGATGCCGGGTCCCGCAGGGATACCCAGCTCACCCCGAAAGACGATGGACTCCGCCGTGTAGAAGATGAGCTTGGCGTCGTTCCAGGGGATCTCACGGCTGGTGCTCAGCATGTAGAGAAAGAAGAAGAAGCCGAAAACGGCCATTTGATGGCGAGGCTTCATTCTGCCTCCTCAGACGCTCGACCGCCGTGACGACGCCATAGCCACAAGCCGCCCGCCACGAGGCTCATCAACGCCAGCAAACTGGCCACGCCTTTGCCCCAGCGTTTCGGCAAGAAGTTCAGGAACCACCAGTCCACGCGGGCGCGAACGTAAGACTCGTGAATGGGAAACTTCACCGACGTGTAGCGATGCCAGGCGGCGTCCGCTTCGGCCACCTCGGCGGGATCTCCCGCCAGCACGTGGCCAAGCAGCCATGCGTGACCCTCGATGGGATTGAAAGGCGCAAGCCAGATCATGGGATGGATGTCCTCGAAGCAGGGGTCGCATTCGCCCCCGGGCCGCGCGTTC
Above is a genomic segment from Myxococcales bacterium containing:
- the argH gene encoding argininosuccinate lyase; this translates as MKHTPPETKAAGGRGARFSQAMDPAAAALNASIDFDRRLLRDDVRGSQAHARMLAQVGLISEDDASTIARGLEEAAQEIADGLVALDPALEDIHMNLEHRLTQLVGEPGRRLHTARSRNDQVSTDLKLYTLRSIAALVADLDRTRLALVRKARTHAADLMPGYTHLQRAQAVTLGHHLMAYAEMLRRDRGRLLDAARRAAECPLGAGALAGSSLPVDRNATAHSLGFEAGPTHNSLDTVSDRDFAAEVAFSCALMLVHFSRLGEELVLWSTTEFGFVQLGEGHCSGSSLMPQKRNPDIAELLRAKPARVIGDVVALLTISKGITLAYNKDLQEAQEPLYDAIETAQLVLAVAPRLIADLTFNTARMHEAAQDPALGATDLAEFLVREAHVPFRRAHEIVGAFVRHAESRGVPLRDVPEAELSEIAPELTPAALGALAPAQAVAARTLTGGPAPSRVLAEVERLEQELVALGYEI
- a CDS encoding DedA family protein, whose amino-acid sequence is MTTGTELSPDVAALPAKRPPLHRRLYNWVLAWADSKHAGWALFLIAFAESSFFPVPPDVLLIALVLGSHREAWRFAGICLAGSVLGGVAGYGIGMGFWEATQAYFFKIPGLTPAAFDKMAERYESWGIAIVFLAAFTPIPYKLITISAGVFKVSFLPFLAGSVVGRGGRFFLVAGLLYFYGPRIRPYIDKHFEKLALLFGALMVGGFVALKYLR